The following are from one region of the Paenibacillus bovis genome:
- a CDS encoding GH32 C-terminal domain-containing protein, producing MPSRLSKLAVTTLVLLLADVYIPVRSAAAAQPSVRTLPAAQEDNMNQSTGKDSEKNTADDTPVVWNHNLTGEHTYGTAVWALDERGMRGTADGGASGMRTYTAPAQTGDAVIMTDLMPIDAQMQAGLFFHGTADGQQGYIALLIRQDQRVKVRLQQTDGTVIATSTQDYYSEKGTRHRLEIYLEKDRVRLFLDGYADPAIDTGGIARPGTASGLVVLRGAASFQDTYMMAASEFYGEKHRPAYHYSALRGWASDPNGMIYYKGEYHLFHQDGGRWAHAVSEDLLHWKNLPFALEWNEQGHIWSGSAIADDHNVSGLFDQAPEQGGLIAYYTSYTPDRPNGNQKIGIAYSMDRGRTWHYPKEHSIVIQNPGQTADDPGSWDFRDPKIVRDEERNRWVIVVSGGDHVRLFTSTNLLDWTLTDNFGYGDYIRGGVWECPDLFQLPVQGTGQSKWVLMISTGAHPNTNGSDAEYFIGQLSDEGRFINDNLPGQVLKTDWGKEFYASMTFAGLPDRRIAMAWMTNWDYAFDLPTADWKGILSTPRELSLISTTSGVRLVQAPLRELDTLRTPLRSIRTATIDAYSTNILADLSAGSYEIEAELKLPVQQTAADFGFRLRTGKQGRQFTETGYQVDTGQLYMDRTSSGITDFSDRFSTRQTADLQPENRRIQLRILVDESTVEIFANGGQRVFSSVIFPDQESRGMSFYVNGGQVKLISMDVYELKSVWK from the coding sequence ATGCCATCCAGATTGTCAAAATTAGCAGTTACCACATTGGTGCTGCTGCTGGCGGATGTATATATACCCGTTCGCAGTGCAGCCGCAGCACAGCCATCTGTCCGTACATTACCCGCAGCCCAGGAGGACAACATGAATCAATCAACCGGCAAGGACAGTGAAAAGAATACAGCAGATGATACACCGGTTGTATGGAATCATAACCTGACAGGCGAGCACACCTATGGTACAGCAGTATGGGCGCTGGACGAGCGTGGTATGCGGGGCACTGCCGACGGCGGCGCATCCGGTATGCGTACGTACACTGCCCCTGCCCAAACCGGGGATGCTGTGATCATGACAGATCTGATGCCGATCGATGCTCAGATGCAGGCAGGCCTGTTTTTCCATGGTACAGCCGATGGCCAGCAGGGATATATCGCTCTTTTGATACGACAGGATCAACGGGTCAAGGTCAGATTACAGCAGACCGATGGTACGGTTATCGCGACTTCTACACAGGATTATTACAGCGAAAAAGGTACAAGGCATCGCCTGGAGATTTATCTGGAGAAGGACAGAGTCCGCCTGTTTCTGGATGGTTACGCAGATCCGGCAATAGATACTGGCGGTATTGCCCGTCCGGGAACTGCTTCAGGACTGGTTGTCTTGCGGGGCGCGGCTTCTTTTCAGGATACGTATATGATGGCGGCCAGTGAATTTTATGGGGAAAAGCATCGTCCGGCGTATCACTATTCTGCGCTGCGTGGCTGGGCGAGCGATCCGAACGGAATGATTTATTACAAAGGCGAGTATCATCTGTTCCATCAAGATGGCGGACGCTGGGCACATGCAGTTAGCGAAGATCTGCTGCACTGGAAAAACCTTCCCTTTGCGCTGGAATGGAACGAGCAGGGTCATATCTGGTCAGGATCGGCTATTGCTGATGATCACAATGTATCCGGCCTGTTTGACCAGGCGCCGGAGCAGGGAGGATTGATTGCCTATTATACTTCCTATACGCCTGACCGTCCCAATGGCAATCAGAAAATCGGAATCGCCTATAGTATGGATCGCGGCCGAACATGGCATTATCCCAAGGAACATTCGATTGTGATCCAGAACCCCGGACAGACTGCTGATGATCCAGGCAGCTGGGATTTCCGTGATCCCAAGATCGTTCGGGATGAAGAGCGGAATCGCTGGGTGATAGTCGTGTCCGGAGGCGATCATGTACGTCTGTTCACTTCGACCAATCTGCTGGATTGGACGCTCACTGATAATTTTGGCTATGGCGATTATATTCGCGGCGGGGTATGGGAATGTCCTGATCTGTTCCAGCTGCCGGTACAAGGGACTGGTCAAAGTAAATGGGTGCTAATGATTAGCACCGGCGCTCATCCGAATACCAATGGCTCGGATGCCGAATATTTTATCGGACAGCTGAGCGACGAGGGTCGTTTTATTAACGATAATCTGCCGGGACAGGTACTCAAAACCGACTGGGGCAAAGAATTTTATGCTTCTATGACCTTTGCCGGACTGCCTGATCGGCGGATTGCAATGGCCTGGATGACCAACTGGGATTATGCATTCGATCTTCCAACGGCAGATTGGAAAGGGATACTGAGTACACCAAGAGAACTCTCGCTGATTTCTACAACATCAGGCGTACGTCTCGTGCAGGCACCCCTACGGGAACTGGACACCCTTCGCACACCGCTGCGCAGTATCCGTACTGCGACAATAGATGCTTATTCCACCAATATACTGGCAGATCTGTCAGCCGGCAGCTATGAGATTGAAGCCGAGCTGAAGCTGCCTGTACAGCAGACCGCAGCAGATTTTGGCTTCCGGCTGCGCACAGGTAAACAGGGCAGACAGTTTACAGAGACAGGCTATCAGGTGGATACCGGACAATTGTATATGGATCGTACTTCTTCAGGGATAACAGACTTCTCCGACCGATTCAGTACCCGGCAGACGGCCGACTTACAGCCGGAGAACCGGCGTATCCAACTGCGTATTCTGGTGGATGAGTCTACGGTGGAGATATTCGCGAATGGCGGCCAGCGTGTATTCTCGAGTGTGATTTTCCCGGATCAGGAAAGTCGGGGTATGTCTTTTTATGTAAATGGCGGCCAGGTCAAGCTGATCTCAATGGATGTGTATGAGCTGAAAAGTGTCTGGAAATAG
- a CDS encoding cupin domain-containing protein produces MTTQLPVSPIVAALGLKPHEEGGWYKEMWKASFEIPQSILPEQYSGPRFSATSIYFLLHADEISDWHVVHSDELWLIHSGSPLELTLGGSGEHPEEGEKFILGLDLEAGQLPQVLIPAGVWQMARPLGDEPVFVSCVVAPGFHYDDFKLIER; encoded by the coding sequence ATGACTACCCAATTACCCGTATCTCCGATCGTAGCTGCACTTGGACTGAAGCCGCATGAAGAAGGCGGCTGGTACAAGGAAATGTGGAAAGCTTCTTTTGAGATTCCACAATCTATTTTGCCTGAACAGTATTCCGGTCCGCGCTTCTCGGCGACATCGATTTACTTCCTGCTGCATGCCGATGAAATCTCCGATTGGCATGTGGTTCATTCAGATGAGCTATGGCTGATCCATTCTGGCAGCCCGCTGGAACTGACACTCGGCGGCAGCGGCGAGCATCCCGAAGAAGGCGAGAAATTTATCCTTGGTCTCGATTTGGAAGCAGGCCAGCTACCGCAGGTACTGATCCCGGCCGGCGTATGGCAAATGGCACGTCCACTGGGCGATGAGCCGGTATTCGTATCCTGTGTGGTAGCTCCGGGCTTCCACTATGATGATTTCAAACTGATCGAACGCTGA
- a CDS encoding ABC transporter permease subunit, giving the protein MTAVIGMTWKELLRKKVLLMTVLMTVLFLIVFWFIARTIGASEVSNLSPSAQLVEQFAHGAALLTLGFFFGSFILAFLVIFSSFSSISGEAETGIMQSMLTRPVPRWKWYLGRWLGYTLFGILYALILYMSIIVIADIHASVPKNIGLHIQSYLLFALTVPVLVTLSLLGSTSFSAIGNGVFMTMLYGAGWLGGMVEKVTSTMQMDPLVLKTLYNITGLISLIMPVDAIQRKMLAMLLGLQNLAGMLDMSGSMTAGFGLGQIPSASFIVYAIIYTAILLLWGIRRFYRKDF; this is encoded by the coding sequence ATGACAGCCGTAATCGGAATGACCTGGAAAGAATTGCTGCGCAAAAAAGTGCTGCTGATGACGGTACTGATGACCGTTTTGTTTTTGATTGTATTCTGGTTTATTGCACGAACCATCGGAGCTTCGGAAGTAAGCAATCTCTCGCCTTCGGCCCAGCTGGTAGAACAGTTTGCCCATGGCGCTGCACTACTGACGCTTGGATTTTTCTTTGGTAGTTTTATTCTGGCTTTTCTGGTGATTTTTAGTTCGTTTTCTTCTATCTCCGGCGAAGCGGAGACCGGAATTATGCAGTCCATGCTGACCCGTCCGGTTCCGCGCTGGAAATGGTATCTGGGCAGATGGCTGGGTTATACGCTGTTTGGTATTCTATATGCCTTGATCCTGTATATGTCTATTATCGTTATCGCCGATATTCATGCCAGTGTACCCAAAAACATAGGCTTACATATACAGTCCTATCTGCTATTTGCACTAACCGTGCCTGTACTCGTCACGCTCAGTTTGCTCGGTTCGACCAGCTTCTCGGCGATCGGCAACGGGGTATTTATGACCATGTTGTATGGAGCAGGCTGGCTGGGCGGTATGGTAGAGAAAGTCACCTCCACCATGCAGATGGACCCGCTGGTGCTGAAGACATTGTATAATATTACCGGTCTGATCTCGCTGATTATGCCGGTCGATGCGATTCAGCGCAAGATGCTGGCTATGCTGCTCGGCCTGCAGAATCTGGCCGGTATGCTGGATATGAGCGGTTCTATGACCGCCGGATTTGGATTGGGACAGATTCCTTCGGCTTCCTTTATTGTATATGCGATAATCTATACGGCCATTCTTCTGCTATGGGGAATCCGTCGCTTTTACAGAAAGGACTTTTGA
- a CDS encoding NHLP leader peptide family RiPP precursor codes for MSSQALLHSQIIQKAWEDPNFMELLKSDPKKALYDVMGITLPENVQLKTIQETAEEIYLVIPPKPSEMVASARINVKAAW; via the coding sequence ATGTCCAGCCAAGCCCTTTTACACTCGCAGATCATTCAAAAAGCATGGGAAGATCCAAACTTTATGGAATTGCTCAAAAGTGATCCCAAAAAGGCATTGTACGATGTAATGGGAATTACGCTTCCGGAAAATGTACAGCTGAAGACGATTCAGGAAACTGCCGAGGAAATTTATCTGGTCATCCCGCCCAAGCCTTCCGAAATGGTTGCATCTGCCCGGATAAATGTCAAAGCTGCCTGGTAA
- a CDS encoding sigma-70 family RNA polymerase sigma factor, with product MDTPEPEQFKQIFYEHYPTVKRKLTALLRDQAIADDLAQEVFLRLYRNPPDNPEAIGAWLHRVLTRIAYDYMDKKARERRLQDKQEQYYDLEGHSPPTGEEIMIQQLEQDEVHLLLDQLPPRDRQALLMRYSGYSYAEIAEQLQLRPPLVGTLLHRATNKLRKKMLKST from the coding sequence ATGGACACCCCGGAACCGGAACAGTTCAAACAGATATTTTATGAGCATTACCCGACCGTCAAACGAAAATTAACTGCGCTATTGCGCGATCAGGCTATTGCAGACGATTTGGCACAGGAGGTGTTCCTCCGTTTATATCGTAATCCTCCCGACAATCCGGAGGCCATCGGTGCCTGGCTGCATCGTGTACTGACACGAATCGCCTATGACTATATGGACAAAAAAGCGCGTGAGCGCCGGCTGCAAGACAAGCAGGAACAATATTATGATCTGGAAGGTCATTCTCCCCCGACAGGAGAGGAGATCATGATTCAGCAGCTGGAGCAGGATGAAGTACATCTGCTGCTCGATCAGCTGCCACCTCGCGATCGGCAGGCGTTGCTGATGAGGTATTCGGGATACAGTTATGCCGAGATTGCCGAGCAGCTTCAGCTGAGGCCACCGCTGGTAGGCACCCTGCTGCACCGGGCCACGAATAAATTAAGAAAAAAGATGCTGAAATCCACCTGA
- a CDS encoding ABC transporter ATP-binding protein, with the protein MTVTAIDIQNLTKEYSNGKGCRNVTITVGEGEAFGFLGPNGAGKSTLVKMLVGLIHPTDGEARLFGDPVGSLAARRHIGYLPELYRYQEWLTGQEVIQLHGRLCGMSKQEADARIPMLLDRVGLGNRGKDRVKHYSKGMQQRLGLACALVNDPPILFLDEPSSALDPVGRMDVRRLLQELKQEGKTIFLNSHLLEEVETICDRIALLNNGVILRHGQVHEVLYAQTRWHFKVGGFTPDILPWLTETSGIPLQILQSGHPGTGAVTASDSLQDTVWLGAVIDNEEQVGFINTLIVNQGMTLYQVEPVRERLEEWFMEAVSGLSHRGEQE; encoded by the coding sequence ATGACAGTTACAGCAATCGATATTCAAAATCTAACCAAGGAATACAGCAATGGCAAGGGATGCCGGAATGTAACGATTACTGTTGGAGAAGGGGAAGCCTTTGGCTTCCTCGGCCCCAATGGTGCCGGCAAAAGCACCCTTGTCAAAATGCTGGTTGGACTGATCCATCCGACAGATGGTGAAGCCCGATTGTTCGGTGACCCTGTAGGCTCGCTGGCAGCAAGGCGGCATATTGGCTATCTGCCCGAATTGTATCGTTATCAGGAATGGCTGACTGGCCAGGAAGTTATTCAGCTTCATGGGCGGCTGTGCGGCATGAGCAAGCAGGAAGCGGACGCACGTATTCCGATGCTGCTGGATCGGGTAGGATTGGGAAATCGCGGCAAAGACAGGGTCAAGCATTATTCCAAAGGAATGCAGCAGCGTCTGGGCCTCGCCTGTGCGCTGGTGAATGATCCACCGATACTGTTTCTGGATGAACCTTCTTCGGCACTCGATCCGGTAGGCCGGATGGATGTGCGTCGTCTGCTGCAAGAGCTCAAGCAAGAAGGCAAAACGATTTTCTTGAATTCTCATCTGCTGGAAGAAGTCGAGACGATCTGCGACCGAATTGCCTTGCTCAATAACGGTGTTATTTTACGGCACGGACAGGTGCATGAAGTACTGTATGCACAGACCCGCTGGCACTTCAAAGTCGGCGGATTCACGCCGGATATTCTGCCCTGGCTGACAGAGACGAGTGGTATTCCGCTGCAGATTCTGCAGTCCGGTCATCCTGGTACAGGAGCAGTCACTGCTTCAGATTCCCTCCAGGATACTGTCTGGTTGGGCGCCGTGATCGATAATGAAGAGCAGGTAGGATTTATCAATACACTTATCGTCAATCAGGGGATGACTCTTTATCAGGTAGAGCCTGTCCGGGAACGACTGGAAGAATGGTTTATGGAGGCTGTATCGGGGCTCAGTCACAGGGGGGAACAGGAATGA
- a CDS encoding helix-turn-helix domain-containing protein, with translation MNTEFMLEHDIDLSFPVHSSLHPHKWTLLYAAANSGTLDGPTAQIYLLPPGKIALYLHLLPLTEVCCQFTAHSQWTLLLHKLQTGLPDRPLWLEDQSLCQQIAYVLERMQEYGVQSHNTYYRKLSYHLLSELLLLLAAGARPGAYPVDPRIDEVLQYLYIHYTSDIRIEHLAQHVCLSPSHLSHLYKEQTGETIMDTVLRLRLEQAKHLLCFTTRYIGEIAYEVGFNSQTYFTCKFTRHFGISPSLYRSSFYEKQSCQSS, from the coding sequence ATGAATACCGAATTCATGCTTGAACATGATATTGATCTCAGCTTCCCTGTCCATTCCAGTCTGCATCCACACAAATGGACCCTGCTGTATGCAGCTGCGAATAGTGGAACCCTGGACGGTCCAACAGCCCAGATCTACCTGCTTCCTCCCGGCAAAATCGCATTATATTTACATCTGCTTCCGCTGACAGAGGTTTGTTGTCAATTCACTGCTCATTCCCAGTGGACTCTGCTGCTGCACAAGCTGCAGACCGGACTGCCGGATCGGCCGCTATGGCTGGAAGACCAATCATTGTGCCAGCAGATTGCGTATGTTCTGGAGCGGATGCAGGAATATGGCGTCCAGTCGCATAATACGTATTACCGCAAACTTTCTTATCATTTGCTAAGTGAACTGCTGCTGCTGCTCGCTGCTGGCGCACGCCCGGGAGCTTATCCTGTCGATCCGCGCATCGACGAAGTACTTCAATACCTGTATATCCACTATACAAGCGATATCCGTATTGAACATCTGGCCCAGCATGTCTGCCTCTCCCCGTCGCATTTGTCCCATTTGTACAAGGAACAGACCGGCGAGACGATTATGGATACGGTACTTCGGCTAAGACTGGAGCAGGCCAAACATCTGCTTTGTTTTACGACCCGTTATATCGGCGAGATTGCTTACGAAGTAGGCTTTAATTCACAGACTTATTTCACCTGCAAATTCACCCGCCATTTTGGCATCAGCCCTTCCCTTTATCGCAGCAGCTTTTACGAAAAACAATCCTGTCAGTCTTCCTGA
- a CDS encoding OsmC family protein, with translation MIHEFILDADWKGGRNSEGTISTGNLNTVISIPQPMGGPGTGTNPDEMLLGAAATCYIITLAAMLERSDIAVDRLTMRSEGHVDVTNNIFTYKEIIHRPQIILAADASERQQEKALMLAHKAEQSCMISRAVAGNVQLSTVPDIQIAKSL, from the coding sequence ATGATCCATGAATTTATACTGGATGCCGATTGGAAAGGCGGACGCAACAGCGAAGGCACTATTTCTACCGGTAATCTGAATACGGTTATCTCGATTCCGCAGCCGATGGGCGGTCCTGGTACAGGCACTAATCCGGACGAGATGCTGCTCGGCGCAGCAGCGACCTGTTATATCATTACACTGGCAGCTATGCTGGAACGCTCGGATATTGCTGTAGATCGTCTGACGATGCGTTCCGAAGGTCATGTCGATGTAACGAATAATATTTTCACGTACAAGGAGATTATTCACCGTCCACAGATTATACTGGCTGCAGATGCCAGTGAACGACAGCAGGAAAAAGCATTGATGCTGGCTCACAAAGCCGAGCAATCCTGCATGATCTCGCGTGCTGTCGCCGGTAATGTACAGCTGTCGACTGTACCGGATATCCAGATTGCCAAATCGCTCTAG
- a CDS encoding glycoside hydrolase family 32 protein, producing MSLQLKPDYRGAYHFSPSRCWMNDPNGMVYLDGEYHLFFQHHPHGDTWGPMHWGHAITRDLVHWEELPIALEPDEHGTIFSGSAVVDWHNTTGFFPEKPGLVAIFTHHDEQPDRPVRQSQSLAYSHDRGRTWHKYAGNPVLTCEDRPDFRDPKVFWHELSSRWIMVLACGQRIALYHSPDLKNWSESSVFGQGIGCHDGVWECPDLFELPIEGAPELSRWVMLVSIGDNGQGAEGSRPQYFTGHFDGEVFLPDEASQQIRWLDHGRDNYAGVSWSDIPQQDGRRLYIGWMSNWRYANQTPTGSWRGAMTIVRELMLEMTPTGVQLLQRPVHELASIRQPVLRLDHAPLDQVRQAIQQLQLESYEWIIRTGKEVSFEIQVRAGAAGCTRIGVDADSAQLYIDRTQSGQSAFHKDFANRHTALLQTIQGERELRILVDTASVEVFADQGRTVMTDLIFPEPGANRVMLTAAQEDAGLYHIELYDLSGSVS from the coding sequence ATGTCACTTCAATTGAAACCGGATTACCGGGGAGCGTATCACTTCTCACCGTCCCGCTGCTGGATGAACGATCCGAATGGCATGGTTTATCTGGACGGGGAATATCATTTGTTTTTTCAGCATCATCCACATGGCGATACCTGGGGACCGATGCACTGGGGACACGCGATTACAAGGGATCTTGTTCACTGGGAGGAACTCCCGATCGCGCTGGAGCCAGACGAACACGGTACGATTTTCTCGGGCAGCGCTGTAGTCGACTGGCATAATACGACCGGATTTTTCCCGGAGAAGCCAGGTCTCGTTGCGATCTTCACGCATCATGATGAACAGCCCGATCGTCCGGTGCGTCAGAGCCAGAGTCTTGCCTACAGCCATGACCGTGGCAGAACCTGGCACAAGTATGCAGGTAATCCGGTGCTGACATGTGAGGATCGACCCGACTTTCGCGATCCCAAGGTATTCTGGCACGAATTATCCAGCCGCTGGATCATGGTGCTCGCTTGCGGACAACGTATTGCGTTGTATCATTCTCCCGACCTGAAAAACTGGAGTGAAAGCAGTGTATTTGGACAAGGAATAGGCTGTCATGACGGGGTATGGGAATGCCCGGATCTGTTCGAACTCCCGATAGAAGGTGCACCGGAACTCAGCCGCTGGGTTATGCTTGTCAGTATCGGCGATAATGGTCAGGGAGCCGAAGGATCGCGTCCCCAGTATTTTACCGGTCATTTTGATGGAGAGGTATTCCTGCCGGATGAAGCCTCACAGCAAATACGCTGGCTGGACCATGGGCGTGATAATTATGCAGGCGTAAGCTGGTCGGATATTCCGCAGCAGGATGGACGCCGGCTGTATATCGGCTGGATGAGCAACTGGCGCTACGCCAACCAGACGCCTACCGGCAGCTGGAGAGGGGCAATGACCATCGTTCGTGAATTGATGCTGGAAATGACGCCTACCGGAGTACAGTTGCTGCAACGTCCGGTCCATGAACTGGCATCGATACGCCAGCCTGTACTCAGACTGGACCATGCGCCGCTGGATCAGGTACGGCAGGCTATACAACAACTTCAGCTAGAAAGCTATGAATGGATTATCCGGACAGGCAAAGAAGTCTCATTTGAAATCCAGGTACGTGCCGGAGCAGCAGGGTGTACGCGTATCGGTGTGGATGCGGACTCTGCGCAGCTGTATATTGATCGTACCCAATCGGGGCAAAGTGCTTTTCATAAGGATTTTGCCAATCGTCATACTGCCTTGCTGCAGACGATTCAGGGGGAGCGGGAGCTGCGTATTCTGGTAGATACTGCCTCGGTAGAGGTATTTGCGGATCAGGGACGTACTGTGATGACAGATCTTATTTTCCCGGAGCCGGGTGCCAACCGTGTGATGCTGACGGCTGCGCAGGAAGATGCCGGGCTGTATCATATTGAGCTATACGATTTATCCGGTTCTGTATCTTAA